The following proteins are encoded in a genomic region of Cyclonatronum proteinivorum:
- a CDS encoding DsrE family protein: protein MKAIILTLFVLASLTAFTHAADHHETKELFVVLTSANAETQMMALVLATQSFNQDVPVRILLCSEAGDLALKDSESPAFKPADRSPKQLLMNLMNNGVTVEVCGIYLPNREHLSADDLLEGVGTARPPEVAAYMKQPHIRYFSF, encoded by the coding sequence ATGAAAGCTATTATTCTTACCCTTTTCGTCTTGGCTTCACTCACGGCCTTCACACACGCCGCGGATCACCACGAAACGAAAGAACTGTTCGTAGTACTTACCTCCGCTAATGCGGAAACCCAAATGATGGCGCTCGTGCTTGCGACGCAGTCCTTCAATCAGGATGTGCCCGTACGTATTTTACTTTGTAGTGAAGCGGGTGACCTTGCCCTGAAAGATTCCGAGTCCCCGGCCTTTAAACCAGCTGACCGTTCTCCTAAACAGCTGCTCATGAATCTGATGAATAACGGCGTAACGGTTGAAGTCTGCGGTATTTATCTGCCTAACCGCGAACACCTCAGCGCAGACGACCTGCTCGAAGGCGTTGGCACGGCACGTCCGCCGGAAGTTGCGGCCTATATGAAACAGCCTCACATACGATATTTCTCTTTTTAG
- a CDS encoding HigA family addiction module antitoxin produces MLPTNRISTHPGIILLNEYLEPMGFTQTELADHLGIPVQRIKEIVRGKRGVSSETAWLLSEAFETSPQFWLNLQSMYDLSSTRPKRHVRPLRAVSAK; encoded by the coding sequence ATGCTTCCTACAAACAGAATAAGTACCCACCCAGGAATCATCTTGCTCAATGAATATCTTGAGCCAATGGGGTTTACACAAACAGAATTGGCTGATCATCTTGGTATCCCCGTGCAGCGAATTAAAGAGATCGTACGGGGCAAAAGAGGGGTGTCATCCGAAACGGCCTGGCTTTTGTCTGAAGCTTTTGAAACATCACCACAGTTTTGGCTCAATTTGCAGTCCATGTACGATTTATCTTCGACCCGGCCAAAGAGACATGTCAGGCCGCTCAGGGCGGTTTCGGCAAAATAA
- the hutU gene encoding urocanate hydratase — MEQVKTIRAPRGNVLSCKGWHQEAAMRMLMNNLDPEVAERPEDLIVYGGGGKAARNWPAYHKIVETLRRLENDETLLVQSGKPVGVFRTHEEAPRVLISNAQLVPKWATWPEFRRLETLGLTMYGQMTAGSWIYIGTQGILQGTYETFAECARQHFGGTLAGRLVVTGGLGGMGGAQPLAATLCGGAFLGVDVDESRILKRVHDRYCDDIAYSLDEALDKVLQAKAEKRAYSIGLVGNIAEVLPELHRRSIEIDVLTDQTSAHDLKLGYIPAGMNLEQAEILREKDYAAYESAVLDSMCTHIDAMLACQKQGAITFDYGNNLRGHVADLRGKTEAFNIPGFVPEFIRPLFCKGSGPFRWAALSGDPNDIAVTDKAVLETFPEKEHLARWIKNAGEKVHFQGLPSRICWLEYGERAEMGLKFNWLVRKGKVKAPLVIGRDHLDTGSVASPNRETEGMLDGSDAIADWPLLNALLNTACGASWVSLHHGGGVGIGYSIHSGMVSVADGTDMADRRLQRVLTADPGTGVMRHADAGYDIAIETAKTRGVDLPSIE, encoded by the coding sequence ATGGAACAAGTCAAAACCATTCGCGCACCGAGAGGAAACGTACTCAGCTGTAAAGGCTGGCATCAGGAAGCCGCCATGCGGATGCTCATGAACAACCTCGATCCTGAAGTAGCCGAGCGGCCCGAAGACCTCATCGTCTATGGCGGCGGCGGGAAGGCCGCACGCAACTGGCCGGCCTACCATAAAATCGTGGAAACCCTCCGCCGGCTCGAAAACGACGAGACCCTGCTTGTGCAAAGCGGCAAGCCCGTCGGCGTATTCCGCACGCACGAAGAAGCACCGCGGGTGCTCATCTCCAATGCGCAGCTCGTGCCCAAATGGGCGACCTGGCCGGAATTCCGCCGCCTCGAAACCCTCGGACTCACCATGTATGGTCAGATGACCGCCGGTTCCTGGATTTACATCGGTACGCAGGGCATCCTGCAGGGCACCTACGAGACCTTCGCCGAGTGTGCGCGTCAGCATTTCGGTGGCACGCTCGCGGGGAGACTCGTCGTCACCGGCGGACTCGGCGGCATGGGTGGCGCGCAGCCCCTCGCAGCAACCCTCTGCGGCGGCGCCTTCCTCGGCGTTGATGTCGATGAAAGCCGCATCCTCAAGCGGGTCCACGACCGCTACTGCGACGACATCGCCTACTCCCTCGATGAAGCCCTGGATAAGGTGCTCCAGGCCAAAGCCGAAAAACGTGCCTACTCCATCGGACTTGTCGGCAATATCGCCGAAGTCCTGCCCGAGCTGCACCGGCGCAGCATCGAAATTGACGTCCTCACCGACCAAACCTCCGCGCACGACCTCAAACTCGGCTACATCCCTGCGGGCATGAATCTCGAACAGGCCGAAATCCTAAGGGAAAAAGACTACGCCGCCTACGAGAGCGCCGTACTCGACAGCATGTGCACCCACATCGACGCCATGCTTGCCTGCCAAAAACAGGGCGCCATCACCTTCGATTACGGCAACAACCTGCGGGGTCACGTCGCGGATCTCCGTGGCAAAACCGAAGCCTTCAACATCCCCGGCTTCGTGCCCGAATTTATTCGTCCGCTCTTCTGCAAAGGCTCCGGACCCTTCCGCTGGGCGGCCCTCTCGGGCGACCCCAACGACATAGCGGTCACCGATAAAGCGGTGTTAGAAACCTTCCCTGAAAAAGAACACCTCGCCCGCTGGATCAAAAACGCCGGCGAGAAAGTGCATTTTCAGGGCCTGCCCTCGCGTATCTGCTGGCTCGAGTACGGCGAGCGCGCGGAGATGGGGCTCAAATTCAACTGGCTGGTCAGAAAGGGGAAAGTCAAAGCCCCGCTCGTTATCGGGCGCGATCACCTCGATACCGGCTCGGTCGCCTCGCCTAACCGCGAAACCGAGGGGATGCTCGATGGCTCAGACGCCATTGCCGACTGGCCGCTGCTCAACGCCCTGCTCAACACCGCCTGCGGGGCGAGCTGGGTTTCCCTGCACCACGGCGGCGGGGTAGGCATCGGCTACTCCATCCACTCCGGCATGGTCAGCGTAGCCGACGGCACCGACATGGCCGACCGCCGCCTGCAGCGCGTGCTCACCGCCGATCCCGGCACCGGCGTCATGCGCCACGCCGACGCCGGCTACGACATCGCCATCGAAACCGCCAAAACCCGCGGCGTAGATCTGCCCTCGATTGAGTGA
- a CDS encoding IS110 family RNA-guided transposase codes for MFYSIGIDISKDDFKACILEYNPVEQTERVRSSRKFNNTQAELPKFVSWVTKWESKQPAPVRITMEATGVYYERVALHLFDNHPEWALSVVLPSQARRFNESEGFKNKTDRIDARGLALMGARKKLQLWRGIKPYWSELRQLTRTRGALVEQRTQLKNQLHALNYSAYAIKDTRKIVQQTIAALDKQITKLEKLITRHLDSDPEIEEKVDKLKSIPSIGLITISTVLAETLGFEYFTSRSQLISYAGYDIVVKESGKHKGKRKMSKQGNARIRAAMYMPVGNILSHRKQPYYSYYDRLVSRHGIKMKANVALQKKLLCLMYHLWKKNEAFDAALALRPAGLSASAVSPKGDTGVDTTIPELEMAFFED; via the coding sequence ATGTTTTATTCCATTGGCATAGATATCTCAAAAGACGACTTCAAGGCCTGCATCCTCGAGTATAACCCTGTTGAACAGACCGAGCGTGTACGCTCCTCCAGAAAGTTTAACAACACCCAGGCAGAGCTGCCCAAGTTTGTCAGCTGGGTCACCAAATGGGAGTCCAAACAGCCTGCACCGGTGCGCATCACCATGGAAGCCACCGGTGTGTATTACGAGCGGGTTGCCCTGCACCTGTTTGATAACCACCCCGAATGGGCATTAAGCGTGGTTTTACCCAGTCAGGCGCGTAGATTCAATGAGTCTGAGGGATTCAAGAACAAAACCGACCGTATTGATGCCCGCGGGCTAGCCCTGATGGGTGCGCGCAAGAAGCTGCAGCTATGGCGGGGCATTAAACCCTATTGGAGCGAGCTGCGTCAGCTCACGCGTACCCGGGGCGCGTTGGTAGAACAGCGGACCCAGCTCAAAAACCAGCTTCACGCTCTCAATTACAGCGCTTACGCTATCAAAGATACGCGCAAGATTGTCCAGCAAACCATCGCTGCCTTGGATAAACAGATCACCAAGCTTGAAAAGCTGATCACCAGGCATCTGGATTCGGATCCGGAGATCGAAGAAAAGGTGGATAAGCTGAAGTCGATTCCGTCGATAGGTTTGATTACAATCTCCACGGTGCTGGCAGAGACGCTGGGCTTTGAATACTTTACGTCAAGAAGCCAGCTGATCAGCTATGCGGGTTACGATATAGTGGTTAAGGAGTCAGGCAAACACAAAGGCAAGAGAAAAATGTCGAAACAGGGCAATGCGCGCATCAGGGCAGCCATGTACATGCCGGTTGGCAATATTTTGTCGCACAGGAAGCAACCATATTACAGCTATTATGATCGGTTAGTCAGCCGGCACGGGATAAAAATGAAGGCCAATGTGGCCTTGCAGAAGAAGTTGTTGTGCCTGATGTACCATTTGTGGAAGAAAAACGAGGCCTTTGATGCCGCGCTGGCGCTCAGGCCGGCCGGCCTGAGCGCCAGCGCGGTATCGCCCAAGGGCGATACCGGTGTTGATACTACCATACCGGAGCTAGAAATGGCATTTTTTGAAGATTAA
- a CDS encoding DJ-1/PfpI family protein, translated as MSDNDKPWKPIRVAVLIYEGAEVLDYAGPFEVFYTAGRMSVRAGQYKPVFSPSLFGEIKGPIETRPGFTVSATCDFDSLPKPDVLIVPGGDHEPQLTNTKLLQKMRSLYAEGCLIASVCTGAFIVAESGLLNGKECTTHHEDAAGLQQRYPKIRVIPDKRIVAAACGRIFTSAGISAGIDLSLELVSRLADETLARETARNMAYRWEEINKDHHRK; from the coding sequence ATGTCTGATAATGATAAACCCTGGAAACCCATACGTGTCGCCGTCTTGATTTACGAAGGCGCAGAAGTGCTCGACTATGCCGGTCCTTTCGAAGTCTTCTACACCGCTGGCAGGATGTCTGTTCGTGCCGGGCAGTACAAACCGGTATTCAGTCCTTCACTATTCGGTGAAATAAAGGGCCCCATTGAAACCCGACCCGGATTTACCGTGTCCGCTACCTGCGATTTCGACAGCCTTCCCAAGCCTGATGTGCTCATTGTGCCGGGCGGCGACCATGAACCGCAGCTCACCAATACTAAACTTCTGCAAAAAATGAGGTCGCTTTATGCGGAGGGTTGTCTTATTGCCTCGGTTTGTACCGGCGCATTTATTGTTGCTGAATCAGGTTTACTTAATGGTAAAGAATGTACCACTCATCATGAAGATGCTGCCGGGTTGCAGCAGCGCTATCCGAAAATCAGGGTCATACCTGACAAACGAATTGTAGCCGCAGCATGCGGTCGCATTTTTACCTCGGCGGGTATTTCAGCGGGCATTGACCTGAGCTTGGAGTTGGTCAGTCGGCTCGCTGATGAGACGCTCGCACGGGAGACAGCGCGGAATATGGCGTATAGGTGGGAGGAGATAAACAAAGACCATCATCGGAAATAA
- a CDS encoding DUF305 domain-containing protein, with amino-acid sequence MFTPSTIRTLLVIGLLLGSTPVLAQHGHGHHHEQQDASNLSELEALYWQRLEDSRQNFVQADVDFMTDMIVHHAQALIMSRLSPENGASPAVQRLSARIINAQQDEIALMQQWLRDRSQPVPIVHFDGIEMHVSMEQPQSAHSDMHAQHDANAHHHEADHASEGHENHHPENDHHHAHEHEQHTAHEPDHHVSHGHHGHGHEHGHNHDDMPGMLTQAQLEELAAARDAEFDRLFLTFMIEHHEGAVYMVNELFMADGAGTDLESYRLAVDIYAEQVTEIAMMRKMLERKGFDVPEPLRELQEQQARLRNPQAAGNEPHGHHAPETEPAPAQPQHRHHHH; translated from the coding sequence GTGTTTACTCCCTCAACCATCCGCACCCTGCTCGTTATTGGTCTGCTGCTCGGCAGCACCCCTGTGCTTGCGCAGCACGGGCACGGCCATCACCATGAACAGCAGGATGCATCCAACCTGAGCGAGCTCGAAGCCTTGTACTGGCAGCGGCTTGAGGATTCGCGCCAGAACTTTGTGCAGGCCGATGTGGACTTCATGACCGATATGATTGTGCATCACGCGCAGGCGCTCATCATGTCGCGGCTGTCGCCGGAAAACGGCGCTTCGCCCGCGGTGCAGCGGCTTTCGGCCCGCATCATCAATGCGCAGCAGGATGAAATCGCGCTGATGCAGCAATGGCTCCGCGATCGCTCGCAGCCGGTACCCATCGTCCATTTCGACGGCATCGAAATGCACGTGAGCATGGAACAGCCGCAAAGCGCACACAGCGATATGCACGCGCAGCATGATGCCAATGCTCATCACCATGAAGCAGACCATGCATCCGAAGGGCACGAAAACCATCACCCTGAAAATGACCATCATCATGCGCACGAACATGAACAGCACACGGCCCATGAGCCGGATCATCACGTCTCGCACGGGCATCACGGGCATGGGCACGAACACGGGCACAATCACGACGACATGCCGGGCATGCTCACGCAGGCGCAGCTCGAGGAACTTGCCGCTGCGCGGGATGCCGAGTTCGACCGCCTCTTCCTCACCTTTATGATCGAGCATCACGAAGGGGCCGTATATATGGTCAACGAGCTGTTCATGGCCGATGGCGCCGGTACCGATCTTGAATCCTACCGGCTTGCGGTTGATATCTACGCCGAGCAGGTCACCGAGATCGCGATGATGCGCAAGATGCTCGAACGCAAGGGCTTCGACGTGCCTGAGCCGCTGCGCGAACTTCAGGAACAGCAGGCCCGGCTGCGCAATCCGCAGGCCGCCGGTAACGAGCCGCATGGTCACCACGCTCCCGAAACAGAACCTGCGCCAGCCCAACCGCAGCACCGGCATCATCATCACTGA
- a CDS encoding YgaP family membrane protein: protein MTKNMGTADKAIRIVVALIVAVLFFTGVIEGTLGIVLLVFAGVFVFTSAISFCPLYAPLGIKTCKN from the coding sequence ATGACCAAAAACATGGGCACTGCGGATAAAGCCATCCGCATCGTTGTAGCACTGATTGTTGCCGTACTGTTTTTCACCGGCGTAATCGAAGGCACTCTCGGTATTGTACTGCTTGTCTTTGCCGGCGTATTTGTATTTACCAGCGCAATTTCTTTTTGTCCGCTATACGCACCGCTCGGTATTAAGACCTGCAAAAACTAA
- a CDS encoding restriction endonuclease translates to MSKRKGRSAEFVKWFGPLLDALRQLGGSGSPREVSAKIAENLQLSEEQRDEILQSGQNRFHNQVAWARQYLVWEGLLDSSKHGVWALTSKGEEATLSVSQSREVFRKWVKIHAQARKKSETEKTRTVAPEADDEVDSPEVAEAAEKTDLLQVLQSLTPHGFEKVCQRLLRESGFEQVVVTGQSRDGGIDGYGTLQINPFVSFKVLFQCKRYKGTVSRAQVGDFRNAMIGRAEKGIIITTGTFSSDAVKEASRDGAPQVELVDGEKLVEMFHRVELGVKPKIVYEVELPFFEPFMK, encoded by the coding sequence ATGTCAAAAAGGAAAGGCCGGTCGGCTGAGTTTGTGAAGTGGTTTGGGCCGCTGCTTGATGCGTTGCGGCAGCTTGGGGGTTCCGGGAGTCCGAGGGAGGTATCGGCTAAAATCGCCGAAAATCTGCAGCTTTCGGAGGAGCAGCGTGATGAGATTTTGCAGTCAGGGCAAAATAGATTTCACAATCAGGTCGCATGGGCGCGGCAGTATCTGGTTTGGGAGGGGTTGCTTGATTCGTCAAAGCACGGCGTGTGGGCGCTGACTTCAAAAGGGGAGGAGGCAACGCTGAGTGTTTCGCAATCGCGGGAGGTTTTCCGGAAATGGGTGAAAATTCACGCTCAGGCCAGAAAGAAATCGGAAACGGAAAAAACGCGCACTGTTGCGCCTGAAGCAGATGATGAGGTTGATTCGCCTGAAGTTGCAGAAGCGGCAGAAAAGACCGATCTGTTGCAGGTTTTGCAGTCTCTTACTCCGCATGGTTTTGAAAAAGTTTGTCAGCGATTGCTGCGCGAGTCGGGCTTTGAACAGGTTGTTGTAACCGGGCAGTCGCGGGATGGGGGCATTGACGGGTACGGGACGCTACAGATTAATCCGTTTGTGAGTTTCAAGGTGCTGTTTCAGTGCAAGCGGTACAAAGGTACGGTTTCACGGGCGCAGGTTGGCGATTTCAGAAACGCGATGATTGGGCGGGCCGAGAAAGGGATTATCATCACGACCGGTACGTTTTCGTCAGATGCGGTGAAGGAGGCCAGCCGTGACGGCGCTCCGCAGGTGGAGCTTGTGGATGGGGAGAAGCTGGTTGAGATGTTTCACCGGGTTGAGCTCGGGGTTAAGCCGAAAATAGTTTATGAAGTTGAGCTTCCATTTTTTGAGCCGTTTATGAAGTGA
- a CDS encoding Fic family protein → MNTLPEEWIWTPLPPDAELETAAILKATITAQQYLAELKGISQTMPNRNILLSTLPLQEAQDSSEVENIVTTQDALFKSKLSGISETDHATKEVSRYVTALNTGFERIRQDGLLTTRHIIAIQQQLEDNDAGIRALAGTRLSNPRTGEIIFVPPQDKSIILRALDNLEQFMNDDEMSSLHPLIKMSIIHYQFESIHPFYDGNGRTGRIINMLYLVKEGLLDLPILYLSRFVIRNKSDYYRLLQRVRTHQDWESWIIFMLQGVAETSRDTIRVITGIRTLMKQYKKGIREQFPFYSQDLINHLFRHPYSKIAHLQHDLSISRPTASKYLEELTAAGYLEKIKEGRENYFLNPRLLRILSGDSP, encoded by the coding sequence ATGAATACCCTTCCTGAAGAGTGGATTTGGACCCCGCTTCCTCCAGACGCTGAACTTGAAACAGCTGCGATTCTGAAGGCTACGATTACCGCGCAGCAATATCTTGCTGAGCTAAAAGGGATTTCTCAGACCATGCCAAACCGGAACATTTTGCTGAGTACCCTCCCGCTGCAGGAAGCACAGGATTCCTCTGAAGTGGAAAACATCGTGACCACGCAGGATGCTCTTTTCAAATCGAAGCTCAGTGGTATTTCCGAAACGGATCACGCAACCAAAGAAGTAAGCAGGTACGTGACGGCGCTCAATACTGGCTTTGAACGCATCAGGCAGGACGGTCTGCTTACCACCCGCCACATCATCGCCATTCAGCAGCAGCTTGAAGATAACGATGCCGGTATACGCGCTTTAGCCGGCACACGCCTCTCCAATCCGCGTACCGGTGAAATCATTTTTGTTCCGCCTCAGGACAAATCAATTATTTTGAGAGCCCTCGATAACCTGGAGCAGTTTATGAATGATGACGAAATGAGCAGCTTGCACCCGCTGATCAAAATGAGCATCATCCATTATCAATTTGAAAGCATCCATCCCTTCTATGATGGCAACGGACGTACAGGGCGCATCATCAACATGCTTTATCTGGTTAAAGAAGGCCTGCTCGACCTCCCGATTTTATACCTGAGCAGATTTGTCATCAGAAATAAATCCGACTATTACCGCCTGCTGCAGCGGGTCAGAACCCACCAAGACTGGGAAAGCTGGATCATTTTTATGCTGCAAGGGGTTGCAGAAACATCACGCGACACCATCCGGGTCATCACGGGTATCAGGACGCTGATGAAGCAATACAAAAAGGGCATTCGGGAACAGTTCCCCTTTTACAGTCAGGACCTGATCAACCATCTCTTCCGCCATCCCTACAGCAAAATCGCGCACCTTCAGCATGACCTTTCAATCAGCCGTCCGACTGCATCCAAATATCTGGAGGAACTCACCGCAGCGGGCTATCTGGAGAAAATCAAAGAAGGCCGCGAAAACTACTTCCTAAACCCCCGCTTGCTGCGGATACTGTCGGGTGATTCACCCTAA
- a CDS encoding LVIVD repeat-containing protein: MKHTFATVFPRKLLALLSPFAFLILLSSCAGSASEQIPSPVPEPQLTPIHQLSAPSPDPRVGLAPGLFDAEETIWNMRLLSTRPSPRDFIGAFNTDLAFKDNFAIQGNYNGIIIWDISDPENPVLVNEILCPASQSDVSVYGNLLFVSGEGLEGRLDCGTEGVAERISEARLRGIRIFDISDIHNPRYIHDVQTCRGSHTHSLLIDPNDDENIYVYVSGSAPVRPEEELPGCSAAFPDEDPDSALFRIEVIKVPLANPELAEIVSSPRIFEDLTAPPVHGHAPTELAMIEEARAAGAYIASINGLERVISGGWLSSFLRDVARDNGRETPTAADSLQLRDELQDRLDAMMASRGRLGDVGPNQCHDITLFPEVGLAGGACEGYGILLDITDPVNPVRLDAVADSNFAYWHSATFNNDGTVVVFTDEWGGGTQAKCRDTDPLEWGANAIFTIEDGQMVFQSYFKMPAPQTPQENCVAHNGSLIPVPGRDIMVQGWYQGGVNIFDFTDPANPIEIAFHDRGPITDQRLIVGGSWSIYWYNGLLINSEIARGLDIFEMIPSEFITQNEIDAANTVELRYFNPQGQPKFVWPASMPLVRAYLDQLERDRELDMLSITGLRSGLARAEQLNGTGKRDALLALATEAETLTARATNSRKVSEIARVLRELAG, translated from the coding sequence ATGAAACACACCTTTGCTACTGTCTTCCCCCGAAAGCTGCTCGCGCTGCTGAGCCCGTTCGCTTTCCTCATCCTGCTCAGCAGCTGTGCCGGTTCCGCTTCCGAGCAAATCCCTTCCCCTGTTCCCGAACCGCAGCTCACGCCCATCCATCAGCTCAGCGCACCCTCCCCTGATCCGCGCGTCGGTCTCGCGCCCGGCCTGTTCGATGCCGAAGAAACCATCTGGAACATGCGCCTGCTTTCAACCCGTCCATCGCCCCGTGATTTCATCGGCGCGTTCAACACTGACCTTGCTTTCAAGGACAATTTCGCCATTCAGGGCAACTACAACGGCATCATCATCTGGGACATCAGCGATCCCGAAAACCCGGTTTTGGTGAATGAGATTTTGTGTCCGGCTTCGCAGAGTGACGTCTCGGTGTACGGCAACCTGCTCTTTGTTTCGGGCGAAGGCCTCGAAGGCCGCCTCGACTGCGGCACTGAGGGCGTAGCCGAGCGCATCAGTGAAGCACGCCTGCGCGGCATCCGGATTTTCGACATCAGCGACATTCACAACCCGCGCTACATCCATGATGTGCAAACCTGCCGCGGCTCGCACACGCACTCGCTACTGATCGACCCGAATGACGACGAGAACATCTACGTCTATGTCTCCGGCTCTGCCCCGGTGCGTCCCGAAGAAGAACTGCCGGGCTGTTCCGCTGCCTTCCCCGATGAAGACCCCGATTCCGCCCTCTTCCGCATCGAAGTCATCAAAGTGCCGCTCGCCAATCCCGAGCTGGCCGAGATTGTTTCCTCTCCCCGCATCTTCGAAGACCTCACCGCGCCCCCGGTGCACGGTCACGCCCCTACCGAACTCGCTATGATTGAAGAGGCGCGCGCTGCCGGCGCGTATATCGCGAGCATCAACGGCCTCGAGCGCGTGATCAGCGGCGGCTGGCTCAGCAGCTTCCTTCGCGATGTTGCCCGCGATAACGGCCGTGAAACGCCCACTGCTGCCGATAGCCTTCAGCTCCGCGATGAGCTTCAGGACCGCCTCGACGCCATGATGGCCTCCCGCGGTCGCCTCGGCGATGTAGGCCCGAATCAGTGCCACGACATCACACTCTTCCCGGAAGTCGGCCTTGCCGGCGGCGCCTGCGAAGGCTACGGCATCCTCCTCGATATCACCGATCCCGTAAATCCGGTGCGCCTTGACGCAGTCGCCGATTCCAACTTCGCCTACTGGCACTCCGCTACCTTCAACAACGACGGCACTGTCGTCGTGTTCACTGACGAATGGGGCGGCGGCACGCAGGCCAAATGCCGCGACACCGACCCGCTGGAGTGGGGCGCCAACGCCATCTTCACCATTGAAGACGGACAAATGGTCTTCCAAAGCTACTTCAAAATGCCCGCGCCCCAAACCCCGCAGGAAAACTGCGTGGCGCACAACGGCTCCCTCATCCCCGTGCCGGGCCGCGACATCATGGTGCAGGGCTGGTATCAGGGCGGCGTCAACATCTTTGACTTCACCGATCCGGCCAACCCCATTGAAATCGCCTTTCACGACCGCGGCCCCATCACCGATCAGCGCCTCATCGTGGGCGGCAGCTGGTCCATCTACTGGTACAACGGCCTCCTCATCAACTCCGAAATCGCGCGCGGCCTCGACATCTTCGAAATGATCCCCAGCGAGTTCATCACCCAAAACGAAATTGACGCGGCCAACACCGTCGAACTGCGCTACTTCAACCCGCAGGGTCAGCCCAAATTTGTGTGGCCGGCATCCATGCCGCTTGTCCGCGCTTACCTCGATCAGCTCGAGCGCGACCGCGAACTCGATATGCTGAGCATCACCGGCCTGCGCAGCGGACTTGCCCGGGCCGAGCAGCTCAACGGCACCGGCAAGCGCGACGCCCTCCTCGCCCTCGCCACCGAAGCCGAAACCCTCACCGCGCGCGCCACCAACAGCCGCAAAGTCAGCGAAATCGCCCGCGTCCTCCGCGAGCTCGCCGGCTAA
- a CDS encoding DUF2459 domain-containing protein: MIMNTCHCRLWILLVLIPVLSACSISRPDLFPAADDAEVVEVELVRHGWHVGLILPINENFADKMPEDLHLRESHRYIEIGWGDRAYYMDDSPGIWTTIKGGIWPTPSVIHLAAFERRPLQHLERIRLELSVEGYQEMLSEIAAYFTIRENQVEVLGYGLYGDSRFYASDPRYTVFRNSNKWAVRQLGHAGVPVRPAWVLFAATAMRQASRHGERLQP; this comes from the coding sequence ATGATTATGAATACCTGTCACTGCCGGTTGTGGATTTTGCTTGTACTGATTCCTGTGCTTTCTGCCTGTTCAATTTCCCGGCCCGATTTATTTCCGGCAGCGGATGATGCAGAGGTTGTGGAGGTCGAGTTGGTCCGGCATGGCTGGCATGTCGGGTTGATTTTACCAATCAATGAAAACTTTGCTGACAAGATGCCGGAAGACCTGCATCTCCGGGAATCCCATCGCTACATTGAAATCGGATGGGGTGATCGCGCTTATTATATGGATGATTCCCCCGGAATATGGACTACGATCAAAGGCGGAATATGGCCTACACCTTCCGTGATTCATCTCGCTGCATTTGAGCGGCGGCCGCTGCAGCACCTTGAGCGCATTCGGCTCGAGCTGTCTGTCGAAGGTTATCAGGAAATGCTTTCAGAAATAGCGGCATATTTCACCATTCGGGAAAATCAGGTAGAAGTGCTGGGGTATGGATTGTATGGTGATTCCCGCTTTTATGCTTCCGATCCGCGCTACACGGTTTTCCGGAACAGCAACAAATGGGCGGTGCGTCAGCTTGGTCATGCAGGGGTGCCGGTGCGACCGGCTTGGGTGCTTTTTGCGGCAACAGCCATGCGACAGGCATCCCGACACGGTGAGCGTTTACAGCCCTGA
- a CDS encoding DUF502 domain-containing protein → MNKPSVPKTLLRYFLQGLLYIAPLAITLYILIALFLFIDGLLRVALQSFVGPVIPGLGLLFSILILILLGFFGQTFIGRPLKTWLESLVAKIPILNIVYSAFADLFSSLIGTEKKFNKPVLVLVNPVTNLEKMGFLTEEDLHFLGERDKVAVYFPHSYNFSGEMFVVPATQVRALDLPSGDVMKFIVSGGVAGFPKAETEDQRTKG, encoded by the coding sequence ATGAACAAACCTTCTGTCCCCAAAACACTGCTGCGCTATTTTCTGCAGGGACTGCTCTACATCGCCCCGCTCGCGATTACGCTCTACATCCTGATTGCCCTGTTTTTATTTATAGACGGCCTGCTCCGGGTTGCGCTTCAGTCCTTTGTTGGACCGGTCATTCCGGGGCTTGGCCTGCTGTTCAGCATTCTGATACTGATTCTGCTCGGGTTTTTCGGTCAGACCTTTATCGGGCGACCGCTCAAAACCTGGCTGGAAAGTCTTGTGGCCAAAATTCCGATTCTGAACATCGTGTATTCGGCTTTTGCGGATTTATTTTCCTCGCTGATCGGCACCGAAAAGAAGTTCAACAAGCCCGTGCTTGTGCTGGTGAATCCGGTCACCAATCTGGAAAAAATGGGATTTCTGACCGAAGAAGACCTTCATTTTCTGGGCGAGCGGGACAAGGTTGCGGTCTATTTTCCGCACTCCTATAATTTTTCAGGGGAAATGTTCGTCGTGCCCGCCACGCAGGTGCGCGCGCTCGATCTGCCTTCGGGGGATGTGATGAAGTTCATCGTTTCAGGCGGGGTAGCGGGCTTTCCGAAAGCCGAAACAGAAGATCAGCGTACCAAGGGCTGA